One stretch of Dokdonia sp. Hel_I_53 DNA includes these proteins:
- a CDS encoding META domain-containing protein: protein MKKNLFILNLAIVALLISCKSTQVKSIEDKTVMGPRFAGYFTITQLGDKTLMTNRPTFNIDNQLRRIQGFAGCNTYNAAFTEGGGKLEIVAPLATKKACADGMDIEQKFTEALPKVNAFTIEKNILILFDKERNVLLKAKPTDI, encoded by the coding sequence ATGAAAAAAAACTTATTCATTCTGAATTTGGCCATTGTTGCGCTACTTATAAGTTGTAAGTCTACCCAAGTAAAAAGTATAGAAGATAAAACCGTTATGGGCCCTCGCTTTGCCGGATATTTTACAATAACTCAACTAGGGGATAAAACTTTAATGACTAATAGGCCAACTTTTAATATAGACAATCAACTTAGGCGTATTCAAGGATTTGCAGGTTGTAATACATATAATGCAGCTTTTACAGAAGGAGGTGGAAAATTAGAAATAGTTGCTCCTTTGGCTACCAAAAAGGCTTGTGCAGATGGTATGGATATAGAGCAGAAGTTTACAGAAGCGCTACCCAAAGTAAATGCATTTACGATTGAAAAAAACATACTCATTCTGTTTGATAAAGAGCGTAATGTTCTTTTAAAGGCTAAACCTACAGACATCTAA
- a CDS encoding HesB/IscA family protein, protein MIKVDSQAKVKIASLMKDDGFDVTTDYVRVGVKSGGCSGLSYDLHFDKTHTEDDKVFEDNDVKLIVDKKSFLYLIGTTLEYSGGLNGKGFVFNNPNAQRTCGCGESFSL, encoded by the coding sequence ATGATTAAAGTAGATTCTCAAGCAAAAGTTAAGATTGCCAGCCTTATGAAGGATGACGGTTTTGACGTGACCACAGACTACGTGCGCGTAGGTGTAAAGAGTGGTGGTTGTAGTGGCTTATCTTATGATCTTCATTTTGATAAAACACACACAGAAGATGATAAGGTTTTTGAAGATAACGATGTAAAATTAATCGTAGACAAAAAAAGCTTCCTTTATCTCATAGGAACTACCCTTGAATACAGTGGTGGCCTTAATGGAAAAGGTTTTGTTTTTAACAACCCAAATGCGCAACGCACTTGCGGTTGCGGAGAAAGCTTTTCACTATAA
- a CDS encoding SufE family protein codes for MATIQEIQEEIIDEFSMFDDWMQRYEYMIDLGKSLPLIDDQFKTQDYIIKGCQSKVWVHADMKDGKVGFTADSDAIITKGIIAILIRAFSGQPPQAILDANTDFIDEIGLKEHLSPTRANGLVSMIKQIKLYAVAYQTQLN; via the coding sequence ATGGCAACGATACAAGAAATACAAGAAGAAATCATAGATGAGTTCTCTATGTTTGACGACTGGATGCAACGCTACGAGTACATGATAGATTTAGGAAAGTCTTTACCTCTCATTGATGATCAATTTAAAACACAAGATTATATTATCAAGGGGTGTCAAAGTAAAGTATGGGTTCATGCAGATATGAAAGATGGAAAAGTAGGCTTCACAGCAGATAGTGATGCCATTATCACAAAAGGTATTATTGCTATTCTCATTCGTGCTTTTTCTGGGCAACCACCACAAGCTATTTTAGATGCAAACACAGATTTTATTGATGAGATAGGCTTGAAGGAACACCTTTCACCTACACGCGCAAATGGATTAGTGAGCATGATAAAACAAATAAAATTATATGCTGTTGCATATCAAACACAATTGAACTAG
- the sufB gene encoding Fe-S cluster assembly protein SufB, whose amino-acid sequence MAYTEDDLREELKTKEYEYGFFTDIETETFPVGLNEDIIRAISAKKEEPQWMTEWRLDAYRVWLSMEEPDWANVNYEKPDFQNIAYYSAPKDIDPNKTLDDVDPDLLAMYKKLGISLDEQKKMNNIAMDIVVDSVSVATTFKKTLAEKGIIFMSISEAIKEHPELVKKHLGTIVPVKDNYYAALNSAVFSDGSFCYIPKGVRCPMELSTYFRINQGGTGQFERTLLVADEGSYVSYLEGCTAPSRDENQLHAAVVELIALDDAEIKYSTVQNWYPGNDQGKGGVYNFVTKRGLCEKNAKISWTQVETGSAVTWKYPSCILKGDNSIGEFYSIAVTNNYQQADTGTKMIHLGKNTKSTIISKGISAGKSQNSYRGLVKINAGATNARNFSQCDSLLMGNECGAHTFPYIETKNKTAQVEHEATTSKIGEDQIFYCNQRGIDTEKAIALIVNGFSKEVLNKLPMEFAVEAQKLLEISLEGSVG is encoded by the coding sequence ATGGCATATACTGAAGATGATTTAAGGGAAGAATTAAAAACCAAAGAATACGAATATGGTTTTTTTACCGACATAGAGACGGAAACATTTCCTGTAGGATTAAATGAAGATATCATACGCGCAATTTCTGCAAAGAAAGAAGAGCCGCAGTGGATGACGGAGTGGAGACTAGATGCATATAGAGTGTGGCTTTCTATGGAAGAGCCAGACTGGGCAAATGTGAATTATGAAAAACCAGATTTTCAAAATATCGCTTATTATTCTGCTCCAAAGGATATAGATCCTAATAAAACACTTGATGATGTAGATCCAGATTTACTGGCGATGTATAAGAAATTAGGGATCTCTTTAGATGAGCAAAAGAAAATGAACAATATCGCTATGGATATTGTGGTAGATTCTGTTTCTGTTGCTACAACATTCAAAAAGACTTTAGCAGAGAAGGGAATTATATTCATGAGTATCTCTGAAGCTATTAAAGAGCATCCAGAGCTTGTAAAAAAACATTTAGGAACAATTGTTCCTGTAAAAGACAACTATTATGCAGCATTAAATAGTGCTGTATTTTCAGATGGTTCGTTCTGTTATATTCCAAAAGGAGTTCGCTGTCCTATGGAGCTTTCTACTTATTTCCGTATTAACCAAGGAGGAACGGGGCAGTTTGAAAGAACCTTATTAGTAGCAGATGAGGGAAGTTATGTAAGCTACCTTGAAGGTTGTACAGCTCCTAGTCGCGATGAGAATCAATTGCATGCTGCTGTTGTAGAACTTATTGCTCTTGATGACGCAGAGATTAAATACTCTACCGTGCAAAACTGGTACCCTGGTAATGATCAAGGCAAAGGAGGAGTTTACAATTTTGTTACTAAACGTGGGCTTTGTGAGAAGAATGCTAAAATCTCATGGACACAGGTGGAAACAGGATCTGCTGTAACGTGGAAATATCCTTCATGTATTTTAAAGGGAGATAATTCTATAGGTGAGTTTTATTCTATTGCTGTGACAAATAATTATCAACAGGCAGATACGGGTACAAAGATGATTCACTTAGGTAAAAACACTAAGAGTACTATCATCTCAAAAGGAATTTCTGCTGGTAAATCACAAAACTCATATAGAGGGTTAGTCAAAATTAACGCTGGAGCTACAAATGCTCGTAATTTCTCACAATGTGATTCATTATTGATGGGTAATGAGTGTGGCGCACACACATTCCCATATATTGAAACCAAAAACAAAACAGCTCAAGTAGAGCACGAGGCAACCACAAGTAAAATAGGTGAAGATCAAATATTTTACTGTAATCAGCGAGGAATTGATACTGAAAAAGCTATCGCACTTATTGTAAATGGTTTCTCAAAAGAAGTGCTTAATAAACTCCCTATGGAATTTGCGGTAGAAGCACAGAAGTTGCTCGAGATAAGCCTTGAAGGATCTGTAGGATAA
- a CDS encoding ribonucleotide-diphosphate reductase subunit beta produces MEITHIVKRDFQTQPFHQEKITNAILKAMTAVEHGSPEDAERISNLVNADLEKRKDRDNGYVPTIEQIQDLVEQQLMKSGEFTDVAKTYILYRDEQAQKRKTNIFEKRISLKPYEYPQLYDYVPAIRHSYWIHTEYNFTSDIQDFKTRLTDVERSAIKNTMLAISQIEVAVKGFWGDIYHKMPKPEIGAVGATFAESEVRHADAYSHLLEILGLNKEFKMLKKKPVMMKRVQYLETALKNAKSEDNKEYAESILLFSLFIEHVSLFSQFLIIMAFNKHKNMLKGISNVVEATSKEEQIHGDFGIDIIKIIKSENPEWFDAAHHENVREMCRQAFTSESNIVDWIFEAGELDFLPKNLVNEFIKDRFNKSLKSIEIEPVFDVDETLLKDTEWFDDEIIGTKHGDFFVKRSVNYTKRAQSITSDDLF; encoded by the coding sequence ATGGAAATAACTCACATCGTAAAGCGTGACTTTCAAACGCAACCCTTTCATCAGGAGAAAATTACAAATGCAATCCTTAAGGCAATGACTGCCGTTGAACACGGAAGCCCTGAGGATGCTGAACGTATTTCTAACCTTGTAAATGCAGATCTTGAGAAAAGAAAGGATCGTGACAATGGATATGTGCCAACTATAGAGCAAATACAAGATCTCGTTGAGCAGCAGTTAATGAAGAGTGGGGAGTTTACAGATGTGGCAAAAACATACATCTTGTATAGAGATGAGCAAGCTCAAAAACGTAAAACTAACATTTTTGAAAAACGAATAAGTCTTAAGCCTTATGAGTACCCTCAATTGTATGATTATGTTCCAGCAATAAGACATTCTTATTGGATTCATACAGAATACAATTTTACAAGTGATATCCAAGATTTCAAGACACGCCTTACAGATGTGGAGCGTAGTGCTATCAAAAATACGATGCTTGCCATTTCTCAAATTGAAGTTGCTGTAAAAGGTTTTTGGGGTGATATTTATCACAAAATGCCTAAACCTGAGATTGGAGCTGTAGGAGCAACATTTGCAGAGAGTGAGGTAAGACATGCAGACGCTTATTCACATCTTCTTGAAATCTTAGGACTCAATAAGGAGTTCAAAATGCTCAAAAAGAAGCCTGTAATGATGAAGCGTGTCCAGTATCTTGAGACAGCGCTAAAAAATGCAAAAAGTGAGGATAATAAAGAATATGCAGAGTCTATTTTGTTATTTTCTTTATTTATAGAACACGTATCGCTTTTTTCTCAGTTTTTAATTATCATGGCTTTCAATAAGCATAAAAACATGCTTAAAGGAATATCAAATGTTGTAGAGGCAACTTCTAAGGAAGAACAAATACATGGTGACTTTGGTATTGATATTATTAAAATCATTAAATCTGAAAATCCAGAATGGTTTGATGCCGCTCATCATGAGAACGTAAGAGAGATGTGTAGACAAGCTTTTACTTCTGAAAGCAATATTGTAGACTGGATTTTTGAAGCTGGAGAACTTGATTTTCTACCTAAAAATTTAGTGAATGAGTTTATTAAAGATAGATTCAATAAATCTTTGAAGAGTATTGAAATCGAACCTGTATTTGATGTAGATGAAACATTACTTAAAGATACAGAGTGGTTTGATGATGAAATCATTGGGACCAAACACGGAGATTTCTTTGTTAAGAGATCTGTAAACTACACAAAAAGAGCACAAAGTATAACTTCAGACGACCTATTTTAA
- a CDS encoding N-acyl homoserine lactonase family protein codes for MKKILAIAILLLSITSCEDFKKGYEEGKKAAEENAVIKVDTLPEITLHKLDGGSIMANNLNLFAQGDTYKGESKQLADAFFIIKHPKGNLLWDTGLPEMLVGKDPYTPEGGAFTISRKDSIKTQLAQIGMTTSDIDMIAFSHIHFDHTGAANNFPDAKWLVQFEEYSFANGEEIKGNTFYDPSSFSKLTNVEKLTGDKDVFGDGTVVIKSMPGHTPGHQVLFLKLKNNGPTLLSGDIYHFEKNRENQIVPQFNYDIPETEKSIKDFEAFAKANNAKVIIQHDAEDFANTPSKLN; via the coding sequence ATGAAAAAAATACTGGCAATTGCAATCTTACTATTATCCATAACTTCTTGTGAAGACTTTAAAAAAGGGTACGAAGAAGGAAAAAAAGCTGCCGAAGAAAATGCTGTTATAAAAGTAGACACGCTACCTGAAATAACGCTACATAAACTTGATGGAGGTTCTATTATGGCAAATAACCTAAACTTATTTGCACAAGGAGACACCTATAAAGGGGAATCAAAACAGTTAGCAGATGCTTTCTTTATTATAAAGCACCCCAAAGGAAATTTGCTTTGGGATACTGGTTTACCAGAAATGCTTGTAGGTAAAGACCCTTACACCCCAGAAGGAGGAGCTTTTACTATCTCACGTAAAGATTCAATTAAGACACAGCTTGCACAAATTGGGATGACAACTTCTGACATTGATATGATTGCGTTCTCGCACATACATTTTGATCATACAGGTGCAGCAAATAATTTTCCAGACGCAAAATGGCTTGTACAATTTGAAGAATATAGTTTTGCAAATGGAGAAGAAATTAAGGGAAACACATTTTACGACCCAAGCAGCTTCTCAAAATTAACTAATGTAGAAAAACTCACTGGTGACAAAGATGTTTTTGGTGACGGCACCGTAGTTATAAAATCTATGCCAGGTCACACCCCAGGACATCAAGTACTATTCTTAAAGCTTAAGAATAATGGACCTACACTTCTCTCTGGTGACATCTATCATTTTGAAAAAAATCGTGAAAATCAAATTGTACCACAGTTCAATTATGATATTCCAGAAACAGAAAAAAGTATAAAAGATTTTGAAGCTTTCGCGAAAGCGAACAATGCAAAAGTGATCATCCAGCATGATGCTGAAGATTTTGCTAACACTCCTTCTAAACTCAATTAA
- the sufD gene encoding Fe-S cluster assembly protein SufD, which translates to MSLKEKLVSNHIILQESIDADSPIYDIRNKAIKTFEAEGFPTKKLENWKYTSLNSVLKEDYSIFPSKEAALDFKDVKQYFLNDLDTYKIVFIDGVFSSYLSETTHDGIDVCTMGAALSKPKYKQVIDVYFNKIAKGDSMDALNTAFTKDGAYIYIPKGKVAAKPIQIIHFSTGINDAAMLQPRNLIVAEENSEVQIIERHQSLTDKKVLTNSVTEIFADKRALVDYYKIQNDNLEASLIDTTEIEQHKESIVSVHTFSLGGNITRNNLNFYQKGEYMDSILKGVTIIEGKQHVDHNTLVHHITPNCESHQDYKGIFADKSVGVFNGKVVVEKEAQKTNAYQSNNNILLDDTATINSKPQLEIFADDVRCSHGCTIGQLDESALFYLQSRGIGEKEGRALLMYAFANTVLSSVKIPQLKDRITKLIAKKIGVNIGFEQ; encoded by the coding sequence ATGAGTTTAAAAGAAAAATTAGTAAGTAATCATATTATTCTTCAAGAAAGCATTGATGCAGACTCGCCTATTTACGATATCCGCAACAAGGCCATAAAAACTTTTGAAGCAGAGGGATTTCCAACTAAGAAATTAGAGAATTGGAAATACACCTCCTTGAATAGCGTTCTAAAAGAGGATTATTCAATTTTCCCAAGTAAAGAGGCTGCTCTTGACTTTAAAGATGTTAAGCAATACTTCCTGAATGATTTAGATACGTACAAAATTGTTTTTATCGACGGGGTTTTCAGTTCTTATCTTTCTGAAACAACTCATGATGGCATAGACGTCTGTACGATGGGGGCTGCTTTATCAAAGCCTAAATACAAACAAGTAATTGATGTGTATTTTAATAAAATTGCCAAGGGTGATTCTATGGATGCTCTCAATACCGCTTTTACCAAAGACGGAGCTTATATCTACATTCCTAAAGGGAAGGTAGCTGCAAAACCTATTCAAATCATTCACTTCTCGACAGGAATAAATGATGCTGCCATGTTACAACCTCGCAACCTGATCGTTGCAGAAGAAAATAGTGAAGTGCAAATTATCGAACGTCATCAGAGCCTTACAGATAAAAAAGTGTTGACTAATTCTGTAACAGAAATTTTTGCAGATAAAAGAGCTCTTGTTGATTATTATAAGATTCAGAATGACAATCTAGAAGCATCACTTATAGACACTACAGAAATTGAGCAACATAAAGAAAGTATCGTTTCTGTACACACTTTTTCACTAGGTGGCAATATCACCCGAAATAATCTCAACTTTTACCAAAAAGGAGAGTATATGGATTCTATCCTTAAAGGAGTGACCATTATTGAAGGGAAGCAACATGTAGATCACAACACCTTAGTGCACCACATTACTCCTAACTGTGAGAGTCACCAAGATTACAAAGGCATATTTGCAGACAAATCTGTGGGTGTTTTTAATGGTAAGGTAGTAGTAGAAAAGGAAGCTCAAAAAACAAATGCCTACCAGTCTAATAACAATATTTTATTAGATGATACCGCAACCATAAATTCAAAACCTCAATTAGAAATCTTTGCAGACGATGTACGCTGTTCACACGGTTGCACCATAGGTCAACTAGATGAAAGCGCACTATTTTATTTACAGTCTCGTGGTATCGGAGAAAAAGAAGGACGCGCTTTATTAATGTATGCCTTTGCAAACACAGTATTATCTAGTGTGAAAATCCCACAGTTAAAAGACAGAATCACAAAGCTTATTGCAAAGAAAATAGGTGTTAACATTGGATTTGAACAATAA
- a CDS encoding aminotransferase class V-fold PLP-dependent enzyme — MTLNEQDILKIRNDFPILKREVNGKSLIYFDNAATSQTPQMVIDTIVDYYSNYNANIHRGVHTLSQEATDKYEQARITIQHHFNAAQPYEIIFTAGTTHAINLVANGFTDILEDGDEVLVSALEHHSNIVPWQMLCEKTGAVLKVIPQTESGELDMDVFAKAMSSKLKLVFVNHVSNALGTINPIKHIIEEAHKVGAAVLIDGAQATPHIKPDLQDLNADFYVCSAHKICGPTGVGILYGKEKWLEKLPPYQGGGEMIDQVTFEKTTYAGLPHKFEAGTPNICGGIATAAGLDYMNKIGFDKIAAYESELLKYATDELLKIENLKIYGTSKEKTAVISFNVGDIHPYDIGTILDKLGIAVRTGHHCAQPIMDFYKIPGTIRASFSFYNTKEEIDAFVTATKRAVQMLS, encoded by the coding sequence ATGACCTTAAACGAGCAAGATATTCTTAAGATACGTAACGATTTTCCCATTCTCAAAAGAGAAGTAAATGGTAAGTCCCTTATTTATTTTGATAACGCAGCAACCTCTCAAACACCACAAATGGTAATTGACACTATTGTAGATTATTACTCTAACTACAATGCAAACATACATCGCGGCGTACACACCCTTTCTCAAGAAGCAACGGATAAATACGAGCAGGCTCGCATTACAATTCAACATCATTTTAATGCTGCACAACCTTACGAGATAATTTTTACTGCAGGAACAACACATGCTATAAATTTAGTTGCAAATGGCTTTACAGATATTTTAGAAGATGGCGATGAAGTATTGGTTTCAGCATTAGAACATCACAGCAATATTGTGCCTTGGCAAATGCTTTGTGAAAAGACTGGAGCTGTTCTTAAAGTAATCCCACAGACAGAAAGCGGTGAGTTAGATATGGACGTTTTCGCGAAAGCGATGTCATCAAAATTGAAGCTCGTATTTGTAAATCACGTTTCGAATGCATTAGGAACTATAAATCCTATCAAACATATAATTGAAGAGGCTCATAAAGTGGGAGCAGCTGTTCTTATTGATGGCGCACAAGCAACACCTCATATAAAACCAGATCTTCAAGATCTCAATGCCGATTTTTATGTTTGTTCTGCTCACAAAATTTGCGGTCCTACAGGAGTGGGAATTTTATATGGGAAAGAAAAGTGGCTAGAAAAATTACCTCCTTACCAAGGTGGCGGTGAGATGATTGATCAAGTAACTTTTGAAAAAACTACGTATGCAGGCTTACCTCATAAATTTGAGGCAGGGACACCTAACATTTGTGGAGGTATCGCAACCGCTGCAGGATTGGATTACATGAATAAGATTGGCTTTGATAAAATAGCTGCTTATGAGAGTGAATTACTTAAGTATGCCACAGATGAACTCCTAAAGATAGAAAATCTAAAGATCTACGGAACTTCAAAAGAGAAAACGGCTGTGATTTCTTTCAATGTAGGAGACATACATCCTTACGATATCGGGACTATTTTAGACAAGCTAGGTATTGCGGTTAGAACTGGGCATCATTGCGCGCAGCCTATTATGGATTTTTATAAAATACCTGGAACTATCCGTGCTAGTTTTTCATTTTATAACACAAAAGAAGAAATCGACGCCTTCGTGACAGCAACAAAAAGAGCGGTGCAAATGCTATCTTAA
- a CDS encoding GNAT family N-acetyltransferase, giving the protein MIQISELIFLDAIKSKDQEELWELMWEIYPPVYMHYWKDDCSWYLTNIYNQENLDLELNQEGGSYNFIRFRESNTEAFQTIGILKTISDCTYEPLAEPNALKVHRIYLKQEMQGKGIGKQLMNYCEYLARSKKSNLIWLDAMEKQTQAQAFYKGLGYYKSGSQLLDFNLLHDDYRRICYMHKMLS; this is encoded by the coding sequence ATGATTCAAATTTCTGAACTTATTTTTCTTGATGCTATAAAAAGTAAAGATCAAGAAGAACTTTGGGAACTAATGTGGGAAATTTATCCTCCCGTATACATGCATTACTGGAAAGATGATTGTTCTTGGTATCTAACTAACATATACAATCAAGAAAATCTTGATCTTGAATTAAACCAAGAGGGAGGTTCATATAATTTTATACGCTTTCGCGAAAGCAATACAGAAGCATTTCAAACAATAGGAATTTTAAAGACCATATCAGATTGTACATATGAGCCACTCGCTGAACCTAATGCTTTAAAAGTACATCGTATTTATTTAAAACAAGAGATGCAAGGCAAAGGAATAGGAAAACAACTAATGAATTATTGTGAATATCTTGCAAGATCAAAAAAAAGCAACCTTATATGGCTAGATGCTATGGAAAAACAAACACAAGCTCAAGCATTCTATAAAGGATTAGGATATTATAAGTCTGGATCGCAACTGTTAGACTTTAACCTATTACACGACGATTATAGACGTATATGCTATATGCATAAAATGCTATCATAG
- a CDS encoding ribonucleoside-diphosphate reductase subunit alpha produces the protein MNDQKTINEQAATTIVANENELLAARKEALAGSKEDAQDQGGFEWLTENSRKFLGAGYLSPGVSPEQRIREVADRAEQILGIDGFSDKFYGYMSEGFYSLASPVWSNFGKERGLPISCFGSHISDDMGNILYTQSEVGMMSKLGGGTSGYFGKIRPRGAEVKNNGQASGSVHIMQLFESMVDVVSQGSVRRGRFSPYLPIEHPDIKEFLEIGTEGNSIQELTHGVTVTNQWMQEMIDGDSEKRALWAKVLQSRGEMGYPYVFFTDNANNGAADVYKDKNHKIYASNLCTEIMLPSSDDWSFVCVLSSVNVLHYDKWKDTDAVETMVYFLDAVITEFLEKLEVYRDSDSREDRQTFLFMERAYNFAKANRALGLGVLGWHSLLQSRMLPFNSQEAYNLNSEIFKGIKERSYKASEELAAKFGEPEVLKGYGRRNTTLNAVAPTTSSAFILGQVSQGIEPIWSNIYVKDIAKIKTTIKNPFLVDLLEEKGMNTTEVWRSIRDMDGSVQHLEFLSEDEKDTFKTYSEIDQMDIIYQAANRQNHIDQGQSVNIIVHPEMPVKEINNIHVTAWKLGLKSLYYQHSMNAAQKFKQKKDCASCEA, from the coding sequence ATGAACGACCAAAAGACAATAAACGAACAGGCTGCTACGACAATCGTTGCAAATGAAAATGAATTGCTTGCAGCTCGTAAAGAAGCGCTAGCGGGAAGCAAAGAAGATGCTCAAGACCAAGGTGGATTTGAGTGGCTTACAGAAAATAGTAGAAAATTTTTAGGTGCTGGTTATCTTAGTCCTGGTGTTTCTCCAGAACAGCGTATACGTGAGGTTGCAGATCGTGCTGAACAAATTTTAGGAATCGATGGCTTTAGTGACAAATTTTATGGCTACATGTCAGAAGGATTTTACTCACTAGCTTCTCCAGTGTGGTCAAACTTTGGGAAAGAACGTGGTTTGCCTATTAGTTGTTTTGGATCTCATATTTCGGATGATATGGGTAACATTTTATACACACAGTCTGAAGTGGGTATGATGTCTAAACTAGGGGGAGGTACTTCTGGATATTTTGGTAAAATAAGACCAAGAGGGGCAGAGGTTAAAAATAATGGTCAAGCGTCTGGTTCTGTGCATATCATGCAGCTTTTTGAATCTATGGTGGATGTTGTAAGTCAAGGTTCTGTAAGACGTGGTCGTTTCTCTCCTTACTTACCTATCGAGCACCCAGATATTAAAGAATTTTTAGAAATAGGTACAGAAGGAAATAGCATTCAAGAACTTACTCACGGAGTTACGGTGACCAATCAATGGATGCAAGAAATGATTGATGGTGATTCTGAAAAGCGCGCGCTTTGGGCAAAAGTATTGCAAAGCCGTGGTGAGATGGGGTATCCTTATGTTTTCTTCACAGATAATGCAAACAACGGAGCTGCCGATGTTTATAAAGACAAAAACCATAAGATTTACGCCAGTAATTTATGTACAGAGATCATGTTACCTTCTAGCGATGATTGGTCTTTTGTGTGTGTGCTTTCCTCAGTAAATGTGTTACACTACGATAAGTGGAAGGATACTGATGCTGTTGAGACCATGGTGTATTTCTTAGATGCTGTTATTACAGAATTTTTAGAAAAGTTAGAAGTATACAGAGATTCAGATTCAAGAGAAGATCGTCAGACGTTCTTGTTTATGGAGCGCGCTTACAATTTCGCGAAAGCGAATAGAGCTTTAGGCTTAGGCGTTTTAGGATGGCACTCTTTATTACAATCTAGAATGTTGCCTTTTAATAGTCAAGAGGCCTACAACCTTAATAGCGAGATATTTAAAGGAATTAAAGAGCGTTCTTATAAAGCTTCAGAAGAACTTGCAGCAAAATTTGGTGAGCCAGAAGTGTTGAAAGGTTATGGTAGACGTAATACCACACTTAATGCGGTAGCACCTACAACTTCATCTGCATTTATCTTAGGTCAAGTTTCTCAAGGTATAGAGCCCATTTGGTCTAATATCTATGTAAAGGATATCGCCAAAATTAAAACCACAATCAAAAATCCTTTCTTAGTAGATCTTCTAGAAGAAAAAGGAATGAATACAACAGAGGTGTGGAGAAGTATACGTGATATGGATGGATCTGTACAACACTTAGAATTTTTGAGTGAGGATGAAAAGGATACATTTAAGACCTATTCTGAGATTGATCAAATGGATATTATCTATCAGGCTGCAAACCGTCAGAACCACATTGATCAAGGTCAGTCTGTAAACATTATCGTACATCCAGAGATGCCTGTGAAGGAAATTAATAATATACACGTGACAGCCTGGAAACTTGGTTTAAAATCACTGTATTACCAACATAGTATGAATGCTGCACAAAAATTTAAACAGAAAAAAGACTGTGCGAGTTGTGAAGCTTAA
- the sufC gene encoding Fe-S cluster assembly ATPase SufC, giving the protein MLSVKNLQAGIEEKDILKGINLEMKAGEVHAIMGPNGSGKSTLASVIAGKEEYEVNGGEIELNGNSILEMDPEERAHEGIFLSFQYPVEIPGVSVTNFIKTAINETRKAKGLEDMPASEMLKKIKEKAELLEMDRKFLSRSLNVGFSGGEKKRNEIFQMAMLEPKLAILDETDSGLDIDALRIVANGVNKLKSEDNAVLVITHYQRLLEYIVPDYVHVLMNGKIVRSGGKELALELEEKGYDWLKEEVGA; this is encoded by the coding sequence ATGTTATCAGTAAAGAATCTGCAAGCAGGTATTGAAGAAAAAGATATTCTTAAAGGAATCAACCTTGAAATGAAAGCTGGCGAAGTGCATGCTATTATGGGACCTAACGGTTCTGGAAAAAGTACGCTCGCTTCTGTAATTGCTGGAAAAGAAGAGTATGAGGTAAACGGTGGAGAGATAGAACTTAATGGAAATTCTATTTTAGAAATGGATCCAGAAGAGAGAGCACATGAAGGTATCTTTCTATCTTTTCAGTATCCTGTAGAAATCCCTGGGGTTTCTGTAACAAATTTCATCAAAACTGCGATCAATGAGACTCGCAAAGCAAAAGGCTTAGAAGACATGCCTGCCAGCGAAATGCTTAAAAAAATCAAAGAAAAAGCAGAGCTTCTTGAAATGGATCGTAAATTTCTTTCTCGTTCCTTAAATGTAGGATTTTCTGGTGGAGAAAAGAAGCGTAACGAAATTTTTCAAATGGCAATGCTTGAGCCTAAGCTAGCTATTCTTGATGAAACAGATTCTGGTCTTGATATCGATGCGTTACGTATTGTAGCAAATGGTGTAAACAAACTCAAGAGCGAAGATAATGCCGTATTAGTTATTACACATTACCAGCGATTATTAGAATATATAGTGCCAGATTACGTCCACGTTTTGATGAATGGTAAAATTGTACGTTCTGGTGGAAAAGAACTTGCCTTGGAGCTTGAGGAAAAAGGATACGATTGGCTGAAAGAAGAGGTAGGCGCTTAA